GTGATCCCGACCAACCGTCAGGTCATCCGCAAGGACGAGAACGACGTCATCTTTCGAACTAAAAAAGAAAAGTACGCCGCCATCATCGACGAGGCACTGGCCATGCACGAACAGGGCCGGCCGGTGCTGGTCGGCACGGTTTCGGTCGATGTCTCTCAGCGTCTATCCGAAATGCTGACCCAGCGCGGTGTGCCTCTCGCCAACTGGTTGAAAAAGGGCGATGTCAGCCAAGAGATCACCTCAGGCAGATTTCACACTGTGTTGAACGCAAAATATCACCGCCAGGAGGCGGAGATCGTGGCTAAAGCCGGTTCGCCGGGCATGATCACCATCGCGACCAACATGGCGGGCCGTGGAACCGACATCAAACTGCCGCCGGAAGTGGTCTCCAAAGGCGGCCTGCATATCATCGGTTCAGAGAAACATGAAGCGCGCCGCATCGACCGGCAGCTCCGCGGCCGGGCCGGCCGCCAGGGAGATCCCGGCTCCTCGCGGTTTTATCTCTCCCTGGAAGACGATCTCATGCGTCTGTTCGGCTCAGATCGGATCACCACCATGATGAGCAGGCTCGGACCCATGGAGGAGGGCGAGCGCATCGAACATCCGCTGATCACTAAATCCATCGAACGTGCGCAGAAAAAAGTCGAGGAGCGCAATTTCGAAATCCGCAAAAGCCTGCTGGAATATGACACGGTGCTGAACGAACAGCGCAAGATCATTTACAAACGCCGGCAAAACCTCCTGGGATTCGCCGAGGCGGAGGATTTCGTCGCCTCCAAGGCCAAGCGCTTTTTCAACGAAGAGGAGGACCGCAGCGAGTGGCAGCTGGAAAAACTGATTCAGACGCTCAGCGGCTTTTTCGGCCGTCCTCCTGATTTTACGGCGGAGGATCTTGAAGGTCGCAAGGCGTCGGAGATCAAAGAGAGAGTGCTCGAGTGGGTGCAGGCGCAATTGCAGGAAACTTTTGAGATGAACGGACTGCAGCTGCGCCATCGTTTGCTCGGATTCTGCCGCATGGAGGATCTGATCGCCGAATTGGTGCTCCTGAAAATCCGTCTGCATCATGCCGGCACCCGCGACACCGCGCGCTGGAACCTGGACGGCATCCGCTACGAGATGAGCCGGATTTTTGACACGAGCCCCGATTGGCTGCGCAAAGGCGACGGCCTGGGCACGGCCGAGGAGGTGGAAGCAAGGCTGATCGACTGGGCGATGAAACAGTATGCAGACCGTCAGCAACAGTATCAACAGGCCCTGGATGTGGCGCTGTTCCGCGGACTGGATGTCTTCGCTCTGGGCGACGCCCTGCTGGCCGGCCTGATGATGATCCATCTGCCCCCGGCTGTTTCACCCGCCTCCTGGAATACGGAAGAATTCCTTCATGATTTGCAGCGGATCTTTGGCGCCCGGCCCGACATCGGCGTGAATGAAATGCGCACCATTCGCCGGACCAAGATTCAGGAGCACGTGCGGCGCTGGATGGAAGAGCCGTTGCGGCGTCTTCCGGAGGAATTGACCCGGCATCGCGTGATCGGTCTGTTTTCCTCTCTGTTGTTCGCTCAGGCGGCGGTCTATGCCATGGCACCGGCCGAGGGCGAAGAAGCGGCGATGGAATTGGAATCAGCGCAAAAGCAGACGCTGACCCGGCTTTTTGGCAATGCCCTCTGGGAAAGCGAGGAGACGGACGACGCTAAAACGCCTGTGTGGAAAAAACTGGCGGATCGCGCGCTGCGCCTTCATGGCGCAAGACTTCGCGAGCAGTTGCAGGCCTATCAGGAGGCCATGCTGGCCCGCGCGACCATCGAAGAGTGTGTTGAAGCGGTCGTCGGCGTGGTGGCACGAGGGATCCTTGCTCAGCCATTGTCTCTGGAGGACAAACGCAAGCAACTGGGCGATGCTGTAGAGAGCATGCTGTCGCAACGGCCTGAACGGATGATTCCGGAAAACGCCGACGCCGCGGATCAGGCCGCTTTTGTCAAGGATCTGGCCGCTTGGGCGTTGGCGTTATACCGGAATTATGCGGACCGCGAGGAACGCATCCGCCAGGAGGCGCTGAGCCGAGAAATCCTGCGCGACTCAATCAGCCTGATGATCGATGATGTGATCTATGCTTCGATCAGCAACGCCCTTGAGGGAGAGGACGAACTGACGCCGCAATCATTGCGTCGGCTGGAAGCGGACTGTCGTTTGCTTTTCCGCCAAGCGCCGCGGCTGGCCGACGAGGGCGACCGCCTGATGAATCCCAATGACGCGATGGCCCAACTGAGCGAATGGGCGCAAAACCTCTATCAAAAACGGATCCAGGAGATCGGTTTGGACCTCACCGCCCGCTATGAGCGGTATTACGTGCTGGAAAAAATCGATGAGAACTGGCGTCAACATCTCAATGGAATCGACGAACTACGCGAGGGCATCGGACTGCGCGGATACGGACAGAAAGATCCTCTGCTGGAATACAAGGGCGAAGCGTATCAGATGTTCGTGAAGATGATCGACCGCATGAACCGCGAAGTGGTCAGCACGCTGTTCCGCGTTTTCGACGTCGGCGGCGAACTGGAGGAACAGCAGCTGCGACGCGCCGAACCGCGCAATTATATGGCCACCCATTCGCAGGTGGAGATCTTTAAACAGGCGCAAGCGGCGCCGCAGGCCGCCTCGCCATCGCCCGCCACTTCGGCCGGTCGTACGGCGCCGATCGTTAAAGCCATCAGCATCGGCCGCAATGACCCCTGTCCGTGCGGCAGCGGTAGGAAATACAAGCAGTGCTGCGGAAAAAACCTGTAATCGCTTGACTTTGAATGAAATCTTGTTATATTTTCCTTCGAAGGGGAGCATCGCTGTTTTTGCTCAGGAGAGCTGATGAATAAAAGAACATTAGAAATAATAGCTTATATGATTCGAGAAATCCGCGAAACCTCTTTGGATGATATCGACTTGCAGTTGATCATGGATATTCTGCAGGAAAAGGGTTTTTCTGAAAATGATATCTCTGCCGCCATGGTCTGGTTGGTGAACCACGGTGAAACCATCGACCGCATGAGCAAGAGCAGATCTTCCGTCGTACCGCGGCCGGTCTGGCGGCAGCTCAATGAATTTGAGCGCAATGCCATCTCCACGGAGGCCTTTAGCTATTTGTTCCACCTGCGGGAGCTGAATATCCTGAACGACGACGACATGGAATCCATCATCGAGCGTGCCGTAAACATGAAGTTGCCGAAACTAGACATTCAGGATATGCAGGATTTGATCGTCATGGTGGTGCTCGATGTGGAGCAGAACGCATCGGCCGGTTTTTTTCAATTTACCATCAACCGATTGTCCCATTGATTCGCACAGGCAACCTGATCGATCATGAATCGTTCTTCGTCGCTGGAGAGTTCCATTTTGCAGACGCTGAGGCAGCAGGAGCAAGAGCGCACAATGGGGTTGCCCGGCTGGAACATCGAGGTGCGTCTGGCTAAACGCGATCACCGTTCTTTTACGCTGCCGGTGGTTCGCATTAAAGGTTGGACCAAGAAGCATTCGGAAGCGCCGCATATAAAAGCGATTGTCGTCGATCTCAAGGAACAGACGTTTCAGGTAAAGACTCACACGCGGCAGACGCGCGAGCTCTTGCCGCCTATGCCCTTGACCCTGAATGAGATTCTGCTGGATGCCGTCCTATTCTCCATCAAGACGGAGGAGGTGCAGTCCGCGATCGATCGAATGTCAGCGGCCTCCGGCACGCCGGCGCCGGTGATCGTGTTGGCCGACCGGCGGCATTCCCCATCCACCGACTGGTTCGCGGAAGCCCGCGAATGGATTGTCGCTCATTACGGCGTTTCCTATCTGGCTTCCAGCCCGCGACCGATCAGAGCAGATCGCGCCGGCGATTTCGTATTGTTGCCCGGCCGTCCTGCGCTTACGCCGAAAAAAATGAAAAAAGAATTGGATCAGGTTTGCTGGCGCGTCTATTCCCGCATCTGGGAACGTGCACTGACCTCACAGATGACAGGCGCGCAGGTGCAGCGGATGAATCTGGAGGTTGTGGCGGGCGCCGGCGGCCGTTATCTGTTGCACCGGCAGGGAGAGGAACTCCTCGAGCGGGGTTATCTTCAGGCGTTGTCCCTGCAAAAGCCGGGACGCTCCACTGCCTTTCTCAGCAAAGACCATCCCCTGTTTCAGTCTGGGGAGGAATTGACCCTGGTGGAGGTTCTGGCGCAAAGGAGAAGCGAGGAGACGAACCATGCGGTCAGCGCCATCGAGCTCTATAGAAGCAGGGCCGGGCTGGCGCCGGTCTCTGCAGTGGATTTTCGTCTGGCCTTGTCGCGGCTGCAGGCAGAAGGGTATCTGGATCATGATGAGTCAGGCATACGACTTAACGATTACGGCCGCCAGACAGCGGAGCGCCTGATCAACGACCGGGCCGTGCAAGAGGACGAAGCGGACTGCCCGCTATGCGGCAAAAGCCTCAAATTGGTACAAGGACCGTTCGGTCCGTTTTGGGGTTGTTCCGATTTTCCCCGCTGTCGATTCACCCGCTCCGTGCATTTAAAAATCTCCTGTCCGCTGCCGGGTTGCGGCGGCTGGGTGGTGGAGCGTCAGGGCAAAAGCGGCAGACGGTTCTACGGCTGCAGTCGTTACCCTGAGTGCACTTTTATCAGCTGGGAAAAGCCAACTGATCTTCTCTGTCCGGTCTGTCAGCGTACTATGCTGGTAGAAAAAGCGGACGATAACGGTGGAGTGGTTCTCTATTGCTCCACATGCCGAAGCAGCCGGCCGCGTAACGCAACTGGCGACTCCTGATCATGATGTCGCCAGGCAAACACTCTGTGCTGTTGGTCGATTGGATCGATCGTTTTCTCCGCTATCAACAGGTTGAGCGGAGCGCCTCTCCCCGGACTCTTGAGGCGTATCAGAATGATCTGCAACAATTGCTCGAGCATCTGGCTCTGCATCACCGTTCGGACCGGATCACTGCCGCCTATTTCACCAAAGCGGCCATCCGCGGCTATCTCGCCGGTCTTGTGCACCGCCGCTATGAGGCGGCCAGCGTGCGGCGTAAACTGGCCACCCTGCGCAGCTTCGCACGGTTTCTGGCACGTGAGAATGCCCTTTCGCTGAACCCCTGCCTCAACCTGGCGGCCCCCAAGGCGGCGAAACGGCTGCCGGATTTTCTGACTGTGCAGGAGGTCGACGCCCTCTTACAACTTCCGGACGCCTCCACGCCTGCCGGGGAACGAGACCGGGTGCTGTTGAAACTATTTTACGCCACGGGCGTAAGAATATCAGAGGCTGTTCAGCTCCGGGTGAGTGATCTTCATTTTCAAGACGGCGTCTTACGGGTTTTAGGAAAGCGTAACCGCGTTCGGATGATCCCTATGGGGCAGGGGATGCAGAAAGAGCTGGCTCGATTTCTCCAACAGCGCTCTCAATGGGAAAATCGATCTTTAAAGCCGCACGACCGGGTGTTTGTCCGTGCGGATGGACAGCCCTTCAGCCGTCAGCAGATGGCGGCGATTCTGCACGCGTATATGTGTCAAGCGGCAGACCCCAGCAAAGCCCATCCCCACGCTCTGCGCCATAGTTTTGCCACCCATCTGTTGGATGCGGGCGCCGATATCCTGGCAGTGAAGGAACTGCTTGGTCACGCCAGTCTGAACACCACACAGATTTATACGCATGTTTCAGCGGAACGTCTTAAAAAGGTTTATCGCTTGGCGCATCCCCGCGCAGACAAAAAGAACTGAAGGATTAAGGAGGTGAGGCCCAGAGTTGAAACACAACGTGCAAGCGCAGCGACTGTTTGAACTATCGAGAGGAGGTTGTTATGCGTATCACATTCACCGCTCGCCATTTTAAATCCTCGTCTAGACTGAAAACGCATGCAGAAAACCAGGTCGCCAAATTGAAAAAATACTATGATGGTATTCTGGACGTTGAAATTATTTTAGACTATGTCAAACAGGAGCAGGTGGCTGAGATGGTTGCCAAAGTCTACGGCACCCGCCTGGCGGTGGTTGAGAAAAGCGAGGACATGTACAAATCGATCGATCTGGCGGTGGAAAAATTGGAAAGACAACTTATACGTTATAAACAAAAATTGCAGGAATTTGACAAGGAACGCATCACCCCGATTGTATGAGATACGCACGGCGCTCCGGTTCCCAACCCCGGGGCGCCGGTGGAGATCAGCAGCCCCTGTGGGCTGAAGCCTTGCGCTTGGAAAAAAGGATCATAGAAAACAGAATGGAAACCCATTCACCGGTCACCTCTATCACGGTTGAAAAGCTCTTTGAGGATAATTGCGAAGAAGCGTCCCTTCAGATCATCAACAGCAAGATCGGTTTTAACCATGAGATCAGGGAACGGGAACTGAATCGTCCGGGTTTGGCCCTGAGCGGCTTTGTGGAGCTGTTCACCTACTGGCGTATTCAGATTATGGGCAACACAGAGGTCGGCTACCTGAACACGCTGTTTGAAGCCGAACGGCTGCAGACCATTCAACGGGTGTTGGGATTCGACCTTCCCTGCATCATCTTTACCAACAGCAATAAACCTCCGGGGGAAATGATCGAGATAGCTAATCGAAACGGCATCCCCCTTTTCAGCACTCCCCTCAGCACCACCGCGCTCACGCACCATCTGAGCGAATATCTGGATACCATTTTCGCCCCGCAGCTCATTCTTCA
This genomic interval from bacterium contains the following:
- a CDS encoding DUF494 domain-containing protein translates to MNKRTLEIIAYMIREIRETSLDDIDLQLIMDILQEKGFSENDISAAMVWLVNHGETIDRMSKSRSSVVPRPVWRQLNEFERNAISTEAFSYLFHLRELNILNDDDMESIIERAVNMKLPKLDIQDMQDLIVMVVLDVEQNASAGFFQFTINRLSH
- a CDS encoding tyrosine recombinase, which gives rise to MMSPGKHSVLLVDWIDRFLRYQQVERSASPRTLEAYQNDLQQLLEHLALHHRSDRITAAYFTKAAIRGYLAGLVHRRYEAASVRRKLATLRSFARFLARENALSLNPCLNLAAPKAAKRLPDFLTVQEVDALLQLPDASTPAGERDRVLLKLFYATGVRISEAVQLRVSDLHFQDGVLRVLGKRNRVRMIPMGQGMQKELARFLQQRSQWENRSLKPHDRVFVRADGQPFSRQQMAAILHAYMCQAADPSKAHPHALRHSFATHLLDAGADILAVKELLGHASLNTTQIYTHVSAERLKKVYRLAHPRADKKN
- the raiA gene encoding ribosome-associated translation inhibitor RaiA: MRITFTARHFKSSSRLKTHAENQVAKLKKYYDGILDVEIILDYVKQEQVAEMVAKVYGTRLAVVEKSEDMYKSIDLAVEKLERQLIRYKQKLQEFDKERITPIV